One Setaria viridis chromosome 5, Setaria_viridis_v4.0, whole genome shotgun sequence genomic region harbors:
- the LOC117859202 gene encoding uncharacterized protein, with protein sequence MAARLAQLRAQAARAAELASKHGGSYYKELMEKNKQYVVQPPTVEKCQELSKQLFYTRLASLPGRYEAFWKELDGVKQVWKNRKDLKVEDLGIATLFGVELYAWFCVGEIVGRGFTITGYKV encoded by the exons atggcggcgaggcTGGCGCAGCTGCGCGCGCaggcggcgcgtgcggcggaGCTCGCCTCGAAGCACGGCGGCTCCTACTACAAGGAGCTcatggagaagaacaagcagtACGTCGTGCAGCCCCCCACCGTCGAGAAGTGCCAGGAGCTCTCCAAGCAGCTCTTCTACACCCGCCTCGCAAG TCTACCAGGCCGCTATGAAGCATTCTGGAAGGAGCTTGATGGTGTCAAGCAGGTATGGAAGAACAGGAAGGATCTCAAGGTCGAGGACCTCGGGATTGCGACTTTATTTGGAGTTGAGCTTTATGCATGGTTCTGCGTAGGCGAGATTGTTGGCAGAGGGTTCACCATAACCGGCTATAAGGTCTAA
- the LOC117859201 gene encoding SUN domain-containing protein 5, with amino-acid sequence MSRKRREGGGGGRGGAAGPGPGDHHGGGKGSRAHAVSMDGGLREVSVSVVFSIWCLLFLLRSQFLHSQTDDPSDFYEEHGMRDSYCKVRPLEAYVLPHHDASPPTCQTPYSPPQEASPPGAPSPPPPSNASNAPPPPSPPEAPFVGLNEFRSRIMQGKAEHNDTGGRPRPAGGGGCAHRLEPSGAEYNYAAASKGAKVLAHNKEAKGAANILGGDKDKYLRNPCSADDKFVDVELSEETLVDTVALANLEHYSSTFRDFEVYGSMTYPGEAWELLGRFTAENAKHAQRFVLPEPRWTRYLRLRLVSHYGSGFYCILSYLEVYGVDAVERMLQDLIASAGPDADAAKDHRVSSIDAASRDAGHNNDSTAQQARQQAHARLDGDGGGRNDSAAGDGKNNGSRAGAAGDAKLPPQGKEAKPPQVAMAAAAAAGRAHGDGVLKILMQKMRSLELGLSTLEEYTRELNQRYGAKLPDLQNGLSQTAATLEKMKADVHDIVEWKDGVAKDLDELKSWKSSVSSKLDDLIRENEAMRWSLEEMRGVQETLQNKELAVLSISLFFACLALFKLACDRVLCLFAGKGKEEAPEAERVCGRSSKAWMLVLASCSFTTLIVLLYN; translated from the exons ATGAGCaggaagaggagagaaggaggcggcggaggaagaggcggcgctGCTGGCCCGGGCCCGGGGGACCAtcacggcggcggcaaggggtCCAGGGCCCATGCCGTGTCCATGGACGGCGGCCTCCGCGAGGTGTCGGTCTCCGTCGTCTTCTCCATCTggtgcctcctcttcctcctccggtcACAGTTCCTCCACAGCCAGACCGACGACCCGTCAG ATTTCTACGAGGAGCACGGCATGCGCGACAGCTACTGCAAGGTGAGGCCGCTGGAGGCCTACGTCCTGCCGCACCATGACGCGTCCCCCCCGACGTGCCAGACCCCCTACTCGCCGCCGCAAGAGGCCTCGCCTCCCGGGgccccgtcgccaccgccaccgtccaACGCCAgcaacgcgccgccgccgccgtcgccgcccgagGCGCCCTTCGTGGGCCTCAACGAGTTCCGGAGCCGGATCATGCAGGGCAAGGCCGAGCACAACGACACCGGAGGTCGGCCCCggcccgcgggcggcggcggttgcgcgCACCGCCTGGAGCCCAGCGGCGCCGAGTATAACTATGCCGCGGCGTCCAAGGGCGCCAAGGTGCTCGCGCACAACAAGGAGGCCAAGGGCGCCGCCAACATCCTGGGCGGCGACAAGGACAAGTACCTGCGCAACCCCTGCTCCGCCGACGACAAGTTCGTCGACGtcgagctctcggaggagacGCTCGTGGACACCGTCGCGCTGGCGAACCTGGAGCACTACTCCTCCACCTTCAGGGACTTCGAGGTGTACGGCAGCATGACCTACCCGGGGGAGGCGTGGGAGCTGCTGGGGCGGTTCACCGCCGAGAACGCCAAGCACGCGCAGCGCTTCGTGCTGCCGGAGCCCCGGTGGACGCGctacctccgcctccgcctcgtcagCCACTACGGCTCGGGGTTCTACTGCATCCTCAGCTACCTCGAGGTCTACGGCGTCGACGCCGTCGAGCGGATGCTCCAGGACCTGATCGCCAGCGCCGggcccgacgccgacgccgccaaggACCACCGCGTCTCCTCCATCGACGCCGCCAGCCGGGACGCCGGCCACAACAACGACTCCACCGCCCAGCAGGCGCGCCAGCAGGCCCACGCCAGgctggacggcgacggcggcgggcggaacgACAGCGCCGCGGGCGACGGCAAGAACAACGGCTCcagggccggcgccgccggtgacgcGAAGCTGCCGCCGCAGGGCAAGGAGGCGAAACCGCCGcaggtggcgatggcggcggcggcggcggcggggagggcccATGGCGACGGCGTGCTGAAGATCCTGATGCAGAAGATGCGGTCGCTGGAGCTGGGCCTGTCGACGCTGGAGGAGTATACGAGGGAGCTGAACCAGCGGTACGGCGCCAAGCTGCCGGACCTGCAGAACGGGCTCTCGCAGACGGCGGCGACGCTCGAGAAGATGAAGGCCGACGTGCACGACATCGTCGAGTGGAAGGACGGCGTG GCCAAGGACCTGGACGAGCTCAAGAGCTGGAAATCCAGCGTCTCCAGCAAGCTGGACGATCTGATCAGGGAGAACGAGGCCATGAG GTGGAGCTTGGAGGAGATGCGGGGCGTGCAGGAGACGCTGCAGAACAAGGAACTGGCGGTGCTGTCCATCAGCCTCTTCTTCGCGTGCCTGGCGCTCTTCAAGCTGGCGTGCGACCGCGTGCTCTGCCTCTTCGCCGGCAAGGGCAaggaggaggcgccggaggCAGAGAGGGTGTGCGGGAGGAGCAGCAAGGCGTGGATGCTCGTGCTCGCCAGCTGCAGCTTCACCACCCTCATCGTCCTGCTCTACAACTGA
- the LOC117854523 gene encoding aspartyl protease family protein 2, whose translation MAPHAALLLLLLAASNAAALAKTVEYHSFVATPLSPHPYTAPAVTGADDEDVFGGSLAAAEDAAAVRFRVVHRDAFAVNATAAELLKHRLRRDKRRAARISKEAAGGAAANGTSRGGGVAAPVVSGLAEGSGEYFTKIGVGTPATPALMVLDTGSDVVWLQCAPCRRCYDQSGPVFDPRRSSSYGAVDCAAPLCRRLDSGGCDLRRRACMYQVAYGDGSVTAGDFATETLTFAGGARVARVALGCGHDNEGLFVAAAGLLGLGRGSLSFPTQISRRYGRSFSYCLVDRTSSASSASSGNQAGSRSSTVTFGPGAVGPSASASFTPMVRNPRMETFYYVQLVGISVGGARVPGVAESDLRLDPSTGRGGVIVDSGTSVTRLARPAYSALRDAFRGAAAGLRLSPSGFSLFDTCYDLGGRKVVKVPTVSMHFAGGAEAALPPENYLIPVDSKGTFCFAFAGTDGGVSIIGNIQQQGFRVVFDGDGQRVGFAPKGC comes from the coding sequence ATGGCGCCTCACGcggcgctgctcctcctcctgctcgccgcTTCCAatgccgccgcgctcgccaagACCGTGGAGTACCACAGCTTCGTGGCCACCCCGCTCTCGCCCCACCCGTACACCGCCCCGGCTGTGACCGGCGCAGACGACGAGGACGTCTTCGGCGGCAGTCTCGCCGCAGCGGAGGATGCCGCCGCGGTGCGCTTCCGCGTGGTCCACCGCGACGCGTTCGCGGTGAACGCCACCGCGGCCGAGCTGCTCAAGCACCGGCTGCGGCGGGACAAGCGGAGGGCGGCGCGGATCTCGAAGGAGGCCGCCGGTGGCGCGGCAGCCAACGGGacaagccgcggcggcggggtcgcggcGCCGGTGGTGTCCGGGCTCGCGGAGGGGAGCGGCGAGTACTTCACCAAGATCGGCGTGGGCACCCCCGCCACGCCGGCGCTGATGGTACTGGACACCGGCAGCGACGTGGTGTGGCTGCAGTGCGCCCCGTGCCGCCGGTGCTACGACCAGTCGGGCCCGGTGTTCGACCCGCGGCGCTCCAGCTCGTACGGCGCCGTCGACTGCGCCGCGCCGCTGTGCCGCAGGCTGGACTCGGGCGGCTGcgacctgcgccgccgcgcgtGCATGTACCAGGTGGCCTACGGCGACGGGTCCGTGACGGCGGGCGACTTCGCCACCGAGACGCTCACCTTCGCGGGGGGCGCCCGCGTGGCGCGCGTGGCGCTCGGGTGCGGCCACGACAACGAGGGCCTGTTCGTCGCCGCCGCAGGGCTCCTGGGCCTCGGCCGCGGCAGCCTGTCGTTCCCGACCCAGATCTCCCGCCGCTACGGCCGGAGCTTCTCCTACTGCCTCGTCGACCGCacctcctcggcgtcgtcggcgtcgtccgGCAACCAGGCAGGCTCCCGCTCCTCCACCGTCACCTTCGGCCCGGGCGCCGTTGGCCCCTCCGCGTCGGCGTCCTTCACCCCGATGGTCCGCAACCCGCGCATGGAGACCTTCTACTACGTGCAGCTCGTGGGCATCAGCGtgggcggcgcgcgcgtcccGGGCGTCGCCGAGTCCGACCTCCGCCTCGACCCCTCcacgggccgcggcggcgtcatcGTGGACTCGGGCACCTCCGTGACCCGCCTCGCCCGGCCCGCCTACTCCGCGCTCCGCGACGCGttccgcggcgcggcggcggggctccgccTCTCCCCCAGCGGGTTCTCGCTCTTCGACACGTGCTACGACCTGGGCGGGCGCAAGGTGGTGAAGGTCCCCACGGTGTCGATGCACTTCGCGGGCGGCGCAGAGGCGGCCCTGCCCCCCGAGAACTACCTGATCCCCGTGGATTCCAAGGGCACCTTCTGCTTCGCGTTCGCGGGCACCGACGGCGGCGTGTCCATCATCGGCAACATCCAGCAGCAGGGGTTCCGCGTGGTgttcgacggcgacggccagcGCGTCGGGTTCGCGCCCAAGGGCTGCTGA